The proteins below are encoded in one region of Xenopus laevis strain J_2021 chromosome 8L, Xenopus_laevis_v10.1, whole genome shotgun sequence:
- the LOC108698993 gene encoding vomeronasal type-2 receptor 26: MENCIRCQEDEWSNVNRNKCIKKTIDFLSYNEPLGFSLVTLAILLSIATSLVLGIFIKNRQSQIVKANNQELSYSLLLTLILSFLCTLLFIGRPMKVTCLLRQVTFTIIFTISISSVLGKTMTVLIAFHAISPGSMLKIWVGKRVPRCLVIFFSLGEIIICTVWVLHCPPFPDYDARSQTSVMTLRCNECSAVTFYIAVGYIGMLASVSFFTAYLARRLPDIYNEALHITFSMLVFCCVWITFIPTYISSKGKYMVAVEIFAILSSSSGLLGCIFLPKCYIILLKPKRNGKGKTASKKNKPMLFTFC, encoded by the coding sequence ATGGAGAACTGCATAAGATGTCAAGAAGATGAGTGGTCTAATGTGAATAGAAATAAATGCATTAAGAAAACCATTGACTTTCTGTCTTACAATGAACCTCTGGGTTTCAGTTTAGTAACTTTAGCAATTCTTTTATCTATCGCAACATCTCTAGTCCTTGGAATCTTTATCAAGAACAGACAAAGCCAGATTGTGAAAGCCAATAACCAGGAACTTAGTTACAGTCTTCTCCTGACACTTATACTATCATTTCTCTGCACTTTACTCTTTATAGGACGACCCATGAAGGTGACCTGTTTGCTAAGACAAGTTACCTTTACAATCATCTTTACCATTAGCATCTCATCTGTTTTAGGGAAAACTATGACTGTACTTATTGCCTTCCATGCAATATCCCCTGGAAGTATGTTGAAGATCTGGGTTGGAAAAAGAGTTCCAAGATGtcttgttatttttttctcattgggaGAGATTATCATTTGCACTGTATGGGTATTACACTGCCCACCATTCCCTGATTATGATGCTAGATCTCAAACATCTGTGATGACGTTGCGGTGTAATGAATGTTCTGCTGTGACATTCTACATTGCAGTAGGATACATTGGAATGCTAGCCTCTGTAAGCTTCTTTACAGCTTATCTTGCCCGCAGGTTACCTGATATATACAATGAAGCCTTACACATCACCTTTAGCATGTTGGTGTTCTGCTGTGTGTGGATCACTTTTATACCAACATATATAAGCTccaaaggcaaatacatggtggcaGTAGAGATATTTGCTATTCTTTCTTCCAGCTCTGGGTTATTGGGATGTATATTTCTACCCAAATGTTACATCATCCTTTTAAAACCCAAAAGGAATGGCAAGGGGAAAACagcttctaaaaaaaataaaccaatgttGTTCACCTTTTGCTGA